A stretch of Amycolatopsis balhimycina FH 1894 DNA encodes these proteins:
- a CDS encoding NUDIX hydrolase — protein MIDKIAWLHVVDGRILSTRSRGKDVYYLPGGKREPGESDVETLVREIREELDVEIAVESITPAGTFEAQAHGHAAGTRVRMTCYTAEYRGTLEASSEIEEAAWLEYADRGRVSAVDKLIFDHLHDTGQLT, from the coding sequence GTGATCGACAAGATCGCCTGGCTCCACGTGGTGGACGGCCGGATCCTGAGCACGCGCTCACGCGGCAAAGACGTCTACTACCTCCCCGGCGGCAAGCGCGAGCCCGGCGAGTCGGACGTCGAAACGCTGGTCCGCGAGATCCGCGAAGAACTCGACGTCGAGATCGCGGTCGAATCGATCACCCCGGCAGGCACGTTCGAGGCGCAGGCGCACGGCCACGCGGCGGGCACGCGGGTCCGGATGACCTGCTACACCGCGGAGTACCGCGGAACCCTCGAGGCGAGCAGCGAGATCGAGGAAGCCGCGTGGCTGGAATACGCCGACCGCGGCCGGGTTTCCGCGGTGGACAAGCTCATCTTCGACCACCTGCACGACACCGGGCAGCTCACCTGA
- a CDS encoding GNAT family N-acetyltransferase, giving the protein MALTTEDVRLMQGLAQRVAATRPDLVNTDASFGELAWNWGKDHAVHGESRRHRLWFSGAELVAWGWAQLPRRVRLSDGSAKDITGAYLAYQVDPGHAGLLDTASEAGPDAAVQSHVDAWAPTSYTVSSYEGVRRAPGYRGDLHILVEAPDGTMACSAIMWLDDVNETVEFEPVGTHPAYRRRGLARALLVHGLHLALAAGARHATVASMGTPTQARDLYYSVGFRELSRDAPLVKTRAGTANAR; this is encoded by the coding sequence ATGGCTCTGACCACCGAGGACGTCCGGCTCATGCAGGGGCTGGCACAGCGGGTCGCCGCGACCCGCCCGGATCTGGTGAACACCGACGCGTCGTTCGGCGAGCTGGCCTGGAACTGGGGCAAGGACCACGCCGTGCACGGGGAGAGCCGGCGGCACCGGCTGTGGTTCTCCGGCGCGGAGCTGGTGGCCTGGGGCTGGGCCCAGCTCCCGCGCCGGGTCCGGCTGAGCGACGGGTCGGCGAAGGACATCACCGGTGCTTATCTGGCGTACCAGGTGGATCCCGGCCACGCGGGGTTGCTCGACACCGCCTCGGAGGCCGGCCCGGACGCCGCGGTCCAGTCTCATGTGGACGCTTGGGCACCCACGTCGTACACGGTTTCGTCGTACGAGGGCGTCCGGCGGGCGCCGGGATACCGCGGCGACCTGCACATCCTGGTGGAAGCCCCGGATGGGACGATGGCGTGTTCGGCGATCATGTGGCTCGACGACGTGAACGAGACCGTCGAGTTCGAGCCGGTCGGTACGCACCCGGCCTACCGGCGCCGCGGCCTGGCGAGGGCGCTGTTGGTGCACGGGCTGCACTTGGCACTGGCCGCGGGGGCCAGGCACGCGACGGTCGCCAGCATGGGGACGCCGACGCAGGCGCGAGACCTGTACTACAGCGTCGGGTTCCGGGAACTGTCGCGGGACGCGCCGCTCGTCAAAACCCGGGCCGGTACGGCGAATGCCCGGTAG
- a CDS encoding TetR/AcrR family transcriptional regulator → MTGTERRQQLLNVARALFAEKGFDGTSIEEIAHRANVSKPVVYEHFGGKEGIYAVVVDRETQLLLDRMISTLHGGHPRVMLEQAATALLSYVEDSHDGFRILVRDSPVASSTGTFSTVLNDIASQVEHILAQQFGSLGYDEKLAALYAQALVGMVALTGQWWLDARKPKRDEVVAHLVNLAWNGLSHLEHKPKLRLGY, encoded by the coding sequence ATGACCGGGACGGAGCGGCGTCAGCAGCTGCTGAACGTGGCACGGGCGCTGTTCGCCGAGAAGGGTTTCGACGGCACGTCGATCGAGGAGATCGCGCACCGCGCCAACGTGTCGAAACCCGTGGTCTACGAGCACTTCGGCGGCAAAGAAGGCATCTACGCGGTGGTCGTCGACCGCGAAACGCAGCTGCTGCTCGACCGGATGATCTCGACGCTGCACGGCGGTCACCCGCGGGTGATGCTGGAGCAGGCGGCGACGGCGCTGCTCTCGTACGTCGAGGACTCCCACGACGGCTTCCGCATCCTGGTCCGCGATTCCCCGGTGGCGAGCTCGACGGGGACGTTTTCCACCGTGCTGAACGACATCGCGAGCCAGGTGGAGCACATCCTGGCCCAGCAGTTCGGATCCCTCGGCTACGACGAGAAGCTGGCGGCGCTGTACGCGCAGGCGCTGGTGGGCATGGTCGCGCTGACCGGCCAGTGGTGGCTGGACGCGCGCAAGCCCAAGCGCGACGAGGTGGTCGCGCACCTGGTCAACCTGGCGTGGAACGGGCTTTCGCACCTGGAGCACAAGCCGAAGCTCCGGCTGGGTTACTAA
- a CDS encoding acyl-CoA desaturase, with protein MTATLDRSQPTGEPSAPKGPKPVIEGTRGIGVQLSVYFGVIAPLVALLVAVPFAWGWGLSWVDVGVFVLFYAISGLGITVSYHRYFTHGSFKAKQWLRVFMAIAGSIALQGPVITWVADHRRHHAFSDRDGDPHSPWAFGTSPWAIAKGFWHAHMGWLFERDQTNAERFAPDLVKDPAIKKVDDLFWLWALVSLLLPALMGGLISWSFWGAVTAFFWAGLVRICVLHHVTWSVNSICHMIGERPFAARDKSANFWPLAIFSFGESWHNLHHADPTSARHGVKRGQIDISARLIWIFEKFGWVHDVRWPTPQRLARIATEKS; from the coding sequence ATGACGGCCACGCTCGACCGTTCTCAGCCCACCGGAGAACCTTCGGCTCCCAAGGGGCCCAAACCTGTCATTGAAGGAACGCGCGGAATCGGCGTGCAGCTGTCGGTCTACTTCGGCGTGATCGCGCCGCTGGTGGCCCTGCTGGTCGCCGTGCCGTTCGCCTGGGGCTGGGGCCTGAGCTGGGTCGACGTCGGCGTCTTCGTGCTGTTCTACGCGATCAGCGGGCTCGGCATCACCGTGTCGTACCACCGCTACTTCACGCACGGCTCCTTCAAGGCCAAGCAGTGGCTGCGCGTGTTCATGGCCATCGCGGGCAGCATCGCCCTGCAGGGCCCGGTGATCACCTGGGTCGCCGACCACCGCCGCCACCACGCGTTCTCCGACCGCGACGGTGACCCGCACTCGCCGTGGGCGTTCGGCACTTCGCCGTGGGCCATCGCCAAGGGCTTCTGGCACGCGCACATGGGCTGGCTGTTCGAACGCGACCAGACCAACGCCGAGCGCTTCGCGCCCGACCTGGTCAAGGACCCGGCGATCAAGAAGGTCGACGACCTGTTCTGGCTGTGGGCGCTGGTGAGCCTGCTGCTGCCGGCGCTGATGGGCGGCCTGATCTCGTGGTCGTTCTGGGGCGCGGTGACGGCGTTCTTCTGGGCCGGACTGGTCCGCATCTGCGTGCTGCACCACGTGACCTGGTCGGTCAACTCGATCTGCCACATGATCGGCGAGCGCCCGTTCGCCGCCCGTGACAAGTCGGCGAACTTCTGGCCGCTGGCGATCTTCTCCTTCGGCGAGTCGTGGCACAACCTGCACCACGCCGACCCGACGTCCGCGCGGCACGGCGTCAAGCGCGGCCAGATCGACATTTCCGCGCGGCTGATCTGGATCTTCGAGAAGTTCGGCTGGGTGCACGACGTGCGCTGGCCGACGCCGCAGCGATTGGCCCGAATCGCCACGGAAAAGAGCTAG
- a CDS encoding GGDEF domain-containing protein — MALTEEATDPVAARRPALAEMSDAWIVGRARELNAAVQRHEYTQQLEIVAMMDELLDETQRRGEPLLVAQLLRSSALARLATKGLAAEAEPRLDEMLAHTRRHGIALLRADAHALRGRRLVVAAQEDAALTEIARALAILDDSTIPDRQVGLRNWNRLLSSTLIDCWLVLNQLGVYEAAEEAIGRAAAAIRESASPHDIALQLINRIKMLLGWGLRLERIDEYDESAAKFRTAASMGAAAEGPFAESLFPRKANVAAIDQVGVLAAAPALNQPGAEHIERLENLYAERAFGHDREIVAIALARCLDKEGRREEALTVLRETRQSISDDTSQPSMRLNIARELARLDTTPDYASGASESLIDYARRLESEMWSLRESQIATLNARREHERLSAEHGAITQQALQDPLTGLPNRRALDEKLRQLASSADAQPLAVALVDLDGFKGVNDKQSHAEGDNVLRVVASTLRDALRGDDLVARYGGDEFIVLLPGTPASAAKMALGRAVKSVAGLPHHLSHGVTLSIGLVSLRPQERGEQVLARADAAMYQAKRGGGNQVASANSMAADPAAAWAGEAAPTDPTWDAEEHS, encoded by the coding sequence TTGGCGCTGACCGAAGAGGCGACCGACCCGGTGGCGGCCAGGCGGCCGGCGCTGGCCGAGATGTCCGATGCCTGGATCGTCGGGCGCGCGCGGGAGCTGAACGCCGCGGTCCAGCGCCACGAGTACACCCAGCAGCTCGAGATCGTCGCGATGATGGACGAGCTGCTCGACGAGACCCAGCGGCGTGGTGAACCCCTGCTCGTGGCCCAGCTGCTGCGATCGTCGGCCCTCGCCCGGCTGGCCACCAAGGGCCTGGCCGCGGAGGCCGAGCCCCGGCTCGACGAGATGCTCGCGCACACCCGGCGGCACGGCATCGCCCTGCTGCGGGCCGACGCGCACGCGCTGCGCGGGCGGCGCCTCGTGGTCGCCGCGCAGGAGGACGCCGCGCTCACCGAGATCGCCAGGGCGCTGGCCATCCTGGACGACTCCACCATCCCGGACCGGCAGGTCGGGCTGCGCAACTGGAACCGGCTGCTCTCCTCGACGCTGATCGACTGCTGGCTGGTGCTCAACCAGCTCGGCGTCTACGAAGCGGCGGAGGAGGCGATCGGCCGGGCCGCCGCGGCGATCCGCGAGAGCGCGAGCCCGCACGACATCGCCCTGCAGCTGATCAACCGCATCAAGATGCTGCTCGGCTGGGGCCTGCGGCTGGAGCGCATCGACGAGTACGACGAGAGCGCCGCGAAGTTCCGCACCGCGGCGTCGATGGGGGCGGCCGCCGAAGGCCCGTTCGCCGAGTCGCTGTTCCCGCGCAAGGCGAACGTCGCGGCGATCGACCAGGTCGGCGTCCTGGCCGCGGCACCGGCGCTGAACCAGCCGGGAGCCGAGCACATCGAGCGGCTGGAGAACCTCTACGCCGAGCGCGCGTTCGGGCACGACCGGGAGATCGTCGCGATCGCGCTGGCGCGCTGCCTGGACAAGGAGGGCCGCCGCGAAGAGGCCCTCACGGTGTTGCGCGAGACCCGCCAGTCCATCTCGGACGACACGTCGCAGCCGTCGATGCGGCTGAACATCGCCCGCGAGCTGGCCCGGCTCGACACCACCCCGGACTACGCGTCCGGGGCCAGCGAATCGCTGATCGACTACGCGCGGCGCCTCGAATCCGAGATGTGGAGCCTGCGCGAGTCGCAGATCGCCACGCTGAACGCCCGCCGCGAGCACGAACGGCTGTCCGCCGAGCACGGCGCGATCACCCAGCAGGCCCTGCAGGACCCGCTCACCGGCCTGCCGAACCGGCGCGCGCTGGACGAGAAGCTGCGCCAGCTCGCGTCCTCGGCCGACGCGCAACCGCTGGCGGTCGCGCTGGTCGACCTCGACGGCTTCAAGGGCGTCAACGACAAGCAGTCGCACGCCGAGGGCGACAACGTGCTGCGTGTCGTGGCGAGCACGCTTCGTGACGCCCTGCGCGGCGACGACCTGGTGGCGCGCTACGGCGGCGACGAGTTCATCGTCCTGCTTCCGGGCACGCCGGCGTCCGCGGCGAAGATGGCGCTCGGCCGCGCGGTGAAGTCCGTCGCGGGCCTGCCGCACCACCTCTCGCACGGCGTCACGCTGTCGATCGGGCTGGTCTCGCTGCGGCCGCAGGAGCGCGGCGAGCAGGTCCTCGCGCGCGCGGACGCGGCCATGTACCAGGCGAAACGCGGGGGTGGCAACCAGGTGGCGTCGGCCAACTCGATGGCCGCCGACCCGGCCGCCGCGTGGGCGGGCGAGGCCGCTCCGACCGACCCCACGTGGGACGCCGAAGAGCACAGTTAG
- the glmU gene encoding bifunctional UDP-N-acetylglucosamine diphosphorylase/glucosamine-1-phosphate N-acetyltransferase GlmU, whose protein sequence is MTGPLSTLILAAGEGTRMRSSTPKVLHPIAGRPLVEHAVRAAAGLNPEHLVVVVGHGREAVGEHLAHVGETLGRAVGTAVQDQQKGTGHAVSCALATLPPDLTGTVLVSYGDVPLLDTATLGALLDEHTEAKNAVTVLTSVVADPSGYGRIVRDSAGKVTGIVEHKDATPDQAEITEINSGVYAFDAAVLRDGLSRLSTDNAQGELYLTDVLGIANGDGLHVGALVVDDPWLTEGVNDRVQLSALGAELNRRIVRRWQREGVTIVDPASTWIDAGVTLARDVVVEPGVQLKGTTSVGEGSTVGPDSTLTNVTIGAGASVVRVHGSDSELGDGVTIGPFTYLRPGTKLGVKVKLGAFVETKAAEIGAGTKVPHLTYVGDATIGEHSNIGCSSVFVNYDGVNKHRTVIGSYVRLGADNTFVAPVHIGDGAYSGAGAVIREDVPPGTLAVSAPPQRNIEGWAIRRRPGTPAAEAAQAALDADSAAGTDGES, encoded by the coding sequence TTGACCGGCCCGCTGAGCACGTTGATCCTCGCCGCGGGTGAGGGCACCCGCATGCGTTCCTCGACGCCGAAGGTGCTGCACCCGATCGCCGGGCGGCCCTTGGTCGAGCACGCCGTCCGGGCCGCCGCCGGACTGAACCCCGAGCACCTCGTGGTGGTGGTCGGTCACGGCCGCGAGGCCGTCGGCGAGCACCTCGCCCACGTCGGCGAAACCCTCGGGCGCGCCGTCGGCACGGCCGTGCAGGACCAGCAGAAGGGCACCGGCCACGCGGTGTCCTGCGCACTCGCGACCCTGCCGCCGGACCTCACCGGCACCGTGCTCGTCAGCTACGGCGACGTCCCGCTGCTCGACACCGCGACCCTGGGCGCGCTGCTCGACGAGCACACCGAGGCGAAGAACGCGGTCACGGTGCTCACCTCGGTGGTCGCCGACCCGAGCGGCTACGGCCGGATCGTGCGCGACAGCGCGGGCAAGGTCACCGGGATCGTCGAGCACAAGGACGCGACGCCGGACCAGGCGGAGATCACCGAGATCAACTCGGGCGTGTACGCCTTCGACGCCGCCGTGCTGCGCGACGGCCTCTCGCGGCTGTCGACCGACAACGCGCAGGGCGAGCTGTACCTCACCGACGTGCTGGGCATCGCGAACGGCGACGGGCTCCACGTCGGCGCGCTCGTCGTCGACGACCCGTGGCTGACCGAGGGCGTCAACGACCGCGTGCAGCTCTCGGCGCTCGGCGCCGAGCTCAACCGCCGGATCGTGCGGCGGTGGCAGCGCGAGGGCGTCACGATCGTCGACCCGGCCTCGACCTGGATCGACGCCGGCGTGACCCTCGCCCGTGACGTCGTCGTCGAGCCCGGCGTGCAGCTCAAGGGCACCACGTCGGTCGGCGAGGGCAGCACGGTCGGGCCGGACAGCACGCTGACGAACGTCACGATCGGCGCGGGTGCCTCGGTGGTGCGCGTGCACGGCTCGGACTCGGAACTGGGCGACGGCGTCACCATCGGCCCGTTCACCTACCTGCGGCCGGGCACGAAGCTCGGCGTCAAGGTGAAGCTGGGCGCGTTCGTCGAGACGAAGGCCGCCGAGATCGGCGCCGGCACGAAGGTGCCGCACCTGACCTACGTCGGCGATGCCACGATCGGCGAGCACAGCAACATCGGCTGCTCCAGCGTGTTCGTGAACTACGACGGCGTGAACAAGCACCGGACCGTTATCGGGTCGTATGTCCGCTTGGGTGCCGACAACACCTTCGTCGCCCCGGTGCACATCGGTGACGGCGCTTACAGTGGTGCGGGTGCCGTGATCCGCGAGGACGTCCCGCCGGGCACACTCGCGGTGTCGGCGCCGCCGCAGCGCAACATCGAAGGCTGGGCTATCCGGCGCCGGCCGGGTACACCCGCGGCGGAGGCGGCCCAGGCCGCCCTCGACGCCGATTCAGCAGCAGGAACCGACGGGGAGTCGTGA
- a CDS encoding ribose-phosphate diphosphokinase has protein sequence MSQKQGTPKKNLMLFSGRAHQELAEEVAVHLGVKITPQTAHTFANGELFVRFEESVRGTDAFVIQAHTTPINEYVMEQLIMVDALKRASAKRITVVMPFYPYARQDKKHKGREPISARLIADLFKTAGADRIMTVDLHTAQIQGFFDGPVDHLMAQTVLADHIKKTYGDADITVVSPDSGRVRLAEKWAQTLGDRPIAFIHKTRDPDKPNQAVANRVVGKVEGKVCVLIDDMIDTGGTIVKATEALIDEGAADVVIATTHGILSDPATERLSQCKAREVIVTNSLPIPAEKRFPGLTVLSIAPMLAEAIQQVFEDGSVTSLFDGNA, from the coding sequence ATGAGCCAGAAGCAGGGCACGCCGAAGAAAAACCTGATGCTCTTCTCCGGGCGCGCACACCAGGAGCTCGCCGAAGAGGTCGCGGTCCACCTCGGCGTGAAGATCACCCCGCAGACGGCGCACACCTTCGCCAACGGCGAGCTGTTCGTCCGGTTCGAGGAGTCCGTCCGCGGCACCGACGCCTTCGTCATCCAGGCCCACACCACGCCCATCAACGAGTACGTGATGGAGCAGCTGATCATGGTGGACGCCCTGAAGCGGGCGAGCGCCAAGCGGATCACCGTGGTGATGCCCTTCTACCCGTACGCGCGTCAGGACAAGAAGCACAAGGGCCGCGAGCCGATCTCGGCGCGGCTGATCGCGGACCTGTTCAAGACCGCGGGCGCCGACCGGATCATGACGGTCGACCTGCACACCGCGCAGATCCAGGGCTTCTTCGACGGCCCGGTCGACCACCTGATGGCCCAGACCGTGCTGGCCGACCACATCAAGAAGACCTACGGCGACGCGGACATCACGGTCGTTTCGCCGGACTCGGGCCGCGTGCGGCTGGCCGAGAAGTGGGCGCAGACGCTGGGCGACCGGCCGATCGCGTTCATCCACAAGACGCGCGACCCGGACAAGCCCAACCAGGCCGTGGCGAACCGCGTGGTCGGCAAGGTCGAGGGCAAGGTCTGCGTGCTGATCGACGACATGATCGACACCGGCGGCACGATCGTGAAGGCGACGGAAGCGCTGATCGACGAAGGCGCGGCCGACGTCGTCATCGCGACGACCCACGGCATCCTGTCGGACCCGGCGACCGAGCGGCTTTCGCAGTGCAAGGCGCGCGAGGTGATCGTGACGAACTCGCTGCCGATCCCGGCGGAGAAGCGGTTCCCGGGGCTGACGGTCCTGTCGATCGCGCCGATGCTGGCCGAGGCCATCCAGCAGGTCTTCGAGGACGGCTCGGTGACGTCGCTGTTCGACGGCAACGCCTGA
- a CDS encoding NAD(P)-dependent oxidoreductase: MAKLVVFGATGYAGGKIGAEALRRGHEVAGVARNAGSVPEGVDERQGSLHDEELVAQVAKDADVIVVATPARAIDGKKLIDAVPGLVRVARENGARLSFVGGAASLLVAEGGPRLFDTPEFPDEYKDEAGSHAEVLSLLREQPEDLDWFYVSPAAEFGAWTAGERKGEFRIGGDVLLTDENGKSHIGGDDFATAYVDEIEQPKHRRARFTVAY; encoded by the coding sequence ATGGCCAAGCTGGTGGTTTTCGGTGCGACGGGGTACGCCGGGGGCAAGATCGGCGCCGAGGCGCTGCGGCGCGGGCACGAAGTGGCCGGCGTCGCGCGGAACGCCGGTTCGGTGCCCGAGGGGGTCGACGAGCGGCAGGGTTCGCTGCACGACGAGGAGCTCGTCGCGCAGGTCGCCAAGGACGCGGACGTCATCGTGGTCGCCACCCCGGCCCGCGCGATCGACGGCAAGAAGCTGATCGACGCCGTGCCCGGGCTGGTCCGGGTCGCCCGCGAGAACGGCGCCCGGCTGTCGTTCGTCGGCGGCGCGGCGAGCCTGCTCGTCGCCGAGGGCGGCCCGCGCCTGTTCGACACCCCCGAGTTCCCGGACGAGTACAAGGACGAGGCGGGCAGCCACGCCGAGGTGCTGTCCCTGCTGCGCGAGCAGCCCGAGGACCTCGACTGGTTCTACGTCAGCCCGGCCGCCGAGTTCGGCGCCTGGACCGCCGGCGAGCGCAAGGGCGAGTTCCGGATCGGCGGCGACGTCCTGCTGACCGACGAGAACGGCAAGTCGCACATCGGCGGCGACGACTTCGCGACCGCGTACGTCGACGAGATCGAGCAGCCGAAGCACCGCCGCGCGCGCTTCACCGTCGCCTACTGA
- a CDS encoding 50S ribosomal protein L25/general stress protein Ctc encodes MSEVRLSVEPRTEFGKGAARRTRRAGKIPAVLYGHGSDPRHFALPAIEFARVVRENGSNAVITLDLEGSVELALTKTIVVHPLKNYIEHVDLLVVKSGEKIVVDVPVVVTGNPGPGGLVNQDVDTLQVEVEALHIPEQFEVSIEGLEVGSQVLAGQVELPQGATLVTDPESLVVAVNEPQREESGDDAEAGEESAEAAE; translated from the coding sequence GTGTCCGAGGTACGTCTGTCCGTCGAGCCGCGCACCGAGTTCGGCAAGGGCGCCGCGCGCCGCACGCGTCGCGCCGGCAAGATCCCCGCCGTCCTCTACGGCCACGGGTCGGACCCGCGGCACTTCGCGCTGCCCGCGATCGAGTTCGCCCGCGTCGTCCGCGAGAACGGCTCGAACGCCGTCATCACGCTGGACCTGGAGGGCTCGGTCGAGCTGGCCCTGACCAAGACCATCGTGGTCCACCCGCTGAAGAACTACATCGAGCACGTCGACCTGCTGGTCGTGAAGAGCGGCGAGAAGATCGTCGTCGACGTCCCCGTCGTCGTGACCGGCAACCCCGGCCCGGGCGGCCTGGTCAACCAGGACGTCGACACCCTGCAGGTCGAGGTCGAGGCGCTGCACATCCCGGAGCAGTTCGAGGTCTCGATCGAGGGCCTCGAGGTCGGTTCCCAGGTCCTGGCCGGACAGGTCGAGCTGCCCCAGGGCGCCACCCTGGTCACCGACCCGGAGTCGCTCGTCGTGGCCGTCAACGAGCCGCAGCGTGAAGAGTCCGGCGACGACGCCGAAGCGGGCGAAGAGTCGGCCGAAGCCGCCGAATAG
- the pth gene encoding aminoacyl-tRNA hydrolase has translation MTEDLPGAGELILLAGLGNPGPQYAGNRHNVGFMVLDELATRVGGKFKTHKTGGEVLEGRLAGRRVVLVKPRSFMNLSGGPVAGAAKFYKVPPSGVVVVHDELDVDFGALKLKFGGGDNGHNGLRSITKSLGTRDYYRVRFGIGRPPGRQDPADFVLKDFSTVERKELPFEVDRCADATEALVGTGLAAAQNSFHAG, from the coding sequence ATGACCGAAGACCTGCCCGGGGCCGGCGAGCTGATCCTGCTCGCCGGCCTCGGCAATCCCGGACCCCAGTACGCCGGAAACCGGCACAATGTCGGGTTCATGGTGCTGGACGAGCTCGCCACCCGCGTCGGCGGCAAGTTCAAGACGCACAAGACCGGCGGCGAAGTCCTCGAGGGCAGGCTGGCCGGCCGCCGCGTGGTGCTGGTGAAGCCGCGCTCGTTCATGAACCTCTCCGGTGGGCCGGTGGCCGGCGCGGCGAAGTTCTACAAGGTGCCGCCGTCCGGCGTGGTCGTGGTGCACGACGAGCTCGACGTCGACTTCGGCGCGCTGAAGCTCAAGTTCGGCGGCGGCGACAACGGCCACAACGGACTCCGTTCGATCACGAAGTCGCTGGGCACCCGCGACTACTACCGGGTGCGCTTCGGCATCGGCCGCCCACCCGGCCGTCAGGACCCCGCGGACTTCGTGCTGAAGGACTTCTCGACGGTCGAGCGCAAGGAGCTCCCGTTCGAGGTGGACCGCTGCGCGGACGCGACCGAGGCACTGGTGGGCACCGGCCTCGCGGCCGCGCAGAACTCCTTCCACGCGGGTTGA
- a CDS encoding DivIVA domain-containing protein: MTPEEARSVAFGKPRIGRRGYNEDEVDAFLDLVAEALAGRNILTPDDIHYVEFTIMPVGMRSYDQAQVDLFLDEAEAALVELRTPPPPAVADEPQRPPSTRKWFGRG, from the coding sequence ATGACTCCCGAAGAAGCCCGGTCGGTCGCGTTCGGCAAGCCCAGGATCGGCCGGCGCGGCTACAACGAAGACGAAGTGGACGCCTTCCTCGACCTCGTCGCGGAGGCGCTGGCCGGGCGGAACATCCTGACCCCCGACGACATCCACTACGTCGAGTTCACGATCATGCCGGTCGGCATGCGCAGCTACGACCAGGCCCAGGTCGACCTGTTCCTCGACGAGGCCGAGGCGGCCCTGGTGGAGCTGCGCACCCCGCCGCCGCCGGCGGTGGCCGACGAGCCGCAGCGGCCGCCGAGCACCCGGAAGTGGTTCGGGCGCGGCTGA
- a CDS encoding DivIVA domain-containing protein: MSFTAEDLAEVTFGNAPIGRRGYAKHEVDEFVRRIAKTFAEEDDLTAAEVHHVMFSKPLIGKRGYDERQVDEFLDAVEDQLAARTGQAPDLPGARSSSEATAERAAPPTLRAERLQQR; the protein is encoded by the coding sequence ATGTCGTTCACCGCCGAAGACCTCGCCGAGGTCACCTTCGGTAACGCCCCGATCGGCCGCCGTGGCTACGCGAAGCACGAGGTCGACGAGTTCGTCCGGCGGATCGCCAAGACGTTCGCCGAGGAGGACGACCTGACCGCCGCCGAAGTGCACCACGTGATGTTCTCGAAGCCGCTGATCGGCAAGCGCGGCTACGACGAGCGCCAAGTCGACGAGTTCCTCGACGCGGTGGAGGACCAGCTCGCCGCCCGCACGGGCCAGGCCCCGGACCTCCCGGGCGCCCGCAGTTCTTCGGAAGCCACGGCCGAGCGCGCGGCCCCGCCGACCCTCCGGGCGGAGCGCCTCCAGCAACGCTGA